In Beijerinckia indica subsp. indica ATCC 9039, the genomic window CGGCTGGTTTGCAATGCAAACGCCAGCGGGAACAGTCTATACGCGGGATGGGCGCATGCATATGCAAGCTACCGGAGAACTCGTCAGTGTAGACAATCATCCCATTCTGGACGCTGGCAATACGCCCCTCTTGGTCGATCCCGACGCCGGTCCCATCACGATCGCGAAGGATGGAATGATTACCCAAAATGGGCGACAGATCGGCGCCATAGGTCTCTTCCAATTGGATGATAATGCGAAACTTCAGCATTATCATAATTCCGGTGTTCTCTCTGATCGCCAGGGTGTCGCGGTTCTCGACTTTACCGCAAATGGCATTGCGCAAGGCTATGTCGAAAGCGCCAATGTCAATCCCATTCTGGAACTGAGCAAGCTGATAACCGTCTCTCGAAGCTTCGAGCAGATTTCCACCGCCATGGAAAATTCGGAAAGCTCCTTACGCGATTCAATTAAGACCCTGGGAGGGGCTTAAAAAGCCCGGTTGCGATGATGCTTGGGGCATATTTCTCAAAAGACAGAAGCTCTTCTGATACAGAACACGTTGAAAATAAAAGAAAGAATATTTTCTCATTCAAGGGGCCGATCTGTGCGCAACCAGGCCGATGATGTTCTTTTTCCTATTCTTTCTTAAGGATGGATGTAGTTTTGCATACACTTGATAGGCTAGGTCAGAAACTCGACAACGCACGACGCGACATAAAGCTTGTTCGCATCGGCGGCACCGTGACCGAAGTGACACCGGCTTTCATCAGTGTTGCCGGCCTTTCTTCTTTTATCAAGCTCGGCGACTGCATAAAATTCGGCGAGGATGGCTCGTCGGCGCTTGGTGAAGTCGTTCGCATCGATCAGCAGAATGCGACGATCAAGATTTTCGACCACGCCAGTTCCATCGGCCTTGGTGATAAAGCCTGGAGGATGGGCCCTTTTCAGATTTGCCCAGATCCGAGTTGGAAAGGGCGCGTCATCAATGCTCTCGGCATCCCGATTGATGGTGGCGATGCCTTGCGGCTTGGCGAGGAAAGCCAATCGATCCATGCTGCTCCGCCCCCCGCCATGCGACGAGCCCGGGTCACGAAACCCATGCGCACCGGCGTCAGGGTCATCGATCTCTTTACGCCTCTTTGCGCCGGCCAACGCATCGGAATTTTTGCCGGGTCCGGCGTCGGCAAATCAACCCTCCTCGGCATGCTTGCCGGTTCGCGAGAATTCGACACGGTCGTCATCGGGCTCGTCGGCGAACGTGGCCGCGAAGTCCGCGAATTTCTCGATGAGGTTCTCGCTGACCATCTCGCCAATGCGGTGACAATTGTCGCCACGGGTGACGAAAGTTCGCTCATGCGGCG contains:
- the flgF gene encoding flagellar basal-body rod protein FlgF encodes the protein MQSNLYVSLSGQVMLERRLTTIATNIANQSVAGYRAEDVNFSTILSKTDKYPVAYAGTGRTHISREAGLLSKTDNPLDVAIQGDGWFAMQTPAGTVYTRDGRMHMQATGELVSVDNHPILDAGNTPLLVDPDAGPITIAKDGMITQNGRQIGAIGLFQLDDNAKLQHYHNSGVLSDRQGVAVLDFTANGIAQGYVESANVNPILELSKLITVSRSFEQISTAMENSESSLRDSIKTLGGA
- the fliI gene encoding flagellar protein export ATPase FliI, whose amino-acid sequence is MHTLDRLGQKLDNARRDIKLVRIGGTVTEVTPAFISVAGLSSFIKLGDCIKFGEDGSSALGEVVRIDQQNATIKIFDHASSIGLGDKAWRMGPFQICPDPSWKGRVINALGIPIDGGDALRLGEESQSIHAAPPPAMRRARVTKPMRTGVRVIDLFTPLCAGQRIGIFAGSGVGKSTLLGMLAGSREFDTVVIGLVGERGREVREFLDEVLADHLANAVTIVATGDESSLMRRLAPNTAMTIAEFFRDRGENVLLIVDSVTRFAHAARDVALAAGEMAVARGYAPSVFTDLPKLLERAGPGLDGSGSITGIFSVLVDGDDHNEPIADTIRGTLDGHIVLDRAIADQGRFPAVNILRSISRLAQHVWTPEQQGLVLKIRGLIARYEDTRDLRLMGGYQPGSDGELDQAIALVPKIYQAMEQTPKSPASQDAFRELAEILQDKG